The segment GTGAAGGCTTGTCCAAATACAGTGGGGTTCCTCATTTTCTCCTTGATGTCAAAGTGGAGGATGTTCTCCTTGCCCAAATGGAGGTCAATCTTGCCTTCCTTCACATTCACAATAGCTCCTGCTGTAGCTAAGAATGGCCTTCCAAGAATCAATGGGTCTTGAGCCTCCTCACCCATTTCAAGCACCACAAAATCTGTAGGTATCTCATACCTTCCAATCTTCACAGGGAGGTTCTCTAGGATGCCCACAGGGTACTTCACTGAACGATCAGCCAACACCAGAGAGAGTCTACACTTCTTGTATTGAGTGAAGCCAAGCTTCTTTGCCACAGACAAAGGCATCAAGCTGACACTAGCTCCCAAATCGCAGAGACATTTCTCAAATACCATAGGTCCAAGAGCACAAGGGAGTGTGAAGCATCCTGGATCCTCTAGCTTCTCTGGAGCATCAAGCCTCTGAATGATGGCATTGCACTCATGACTCAGAACCATCATGCCCTCCATCTCCTTCTTCTTAGCAGCTACAACATCTTTCAGGAACTTGCTGTATTGAGGAATCAGCATGAAAGCATCAATGATGGGCATTGTAACCTGAGCTTCACTCATCTGCTTCTCAAACAAAGCCTTGTACTTCTGTAGCAGCTGCTTCTTGAATCTACCAGGGAATGGAAGCTTTGGTTCATAGGGAGGGGGGACAGGAGAGCTCTCACTTGCTGGAGCAGCAGATTCACCatcttttgttgttttcttcTCTTCTCCAACCTTTCCTTTACCCTTGGCTTTCTCAATCTTCTCCAAGATCTCATCATCTGTCTTCTCATCAACAATGACCACTTCATCATCTAGATTGATGGCCACCTCCTCACCTTGTTTCTCAGCATCCTTGGTGAGGGTTCTAGGAGTCAACTGCTTACCACTCCTAAGTGTGACAGCTTTTGCTTCCTTGGGGTTTTGATCTGATTTTCCAGGTAGAGATCCTTGCTGGCGATTCTGGTGGGTGCTCATGGAAGCAAACTGATTCTCCAAATTCTTGACAGAAGAAGCAAGGTGGGAGAATTTGTTGTTGAGCTCATTGTAGCTCCCATCAATCTTGGAGTGAAGGTTCTTCAGCTCATAGCCCACATGCTTCTCACTTCTAGTCTGAGACTCCAAGATCTGTTTCAGTAAGGCATCAGTGCTGCTCTCTTGAGGGGCAGAGGAGCTAGGAGAGGAGTTTTGCTGAGGCTGATAGTTGCTCTGCTGGTTGTTTCGAGGCTGATAACCACTCTGCTGGTTGTTTGAATAGGGCTTCTGTTGGTAGTTGTTGTACTGAAAGTTGGGTTCCTTCTTGTACCAGCTACCATTACTGTTGATGAAACACAATTCTTCTTGCCCTTCCAAACCCTCAACCTCATTGACAGTAGGAGGTATCTCCTGTTGTGGGTTACCAACAAAGTTCACCTGCGCTTGTGTGGCCTTATCAGCAATGAGTTTGTCAATCTTCTCCTGAAGAGCCTTTATCTCATTCCTTGTTTGATTGTCATCACCTCTGCTGCTTCTGTCATGGTCTCCACTGTAGACTGCATCACTCTTAACCATGTTGTCAACCAGAGCCTCTGCCTCTTCCTCAGTTCTCCCCAAAAAGAACCCATTGCTAGCTGTATCCAGTCTGGCTCTGTACTTAGGAAGAGCACCTCTGTAGAATGTGCTCAGCAAGCTCTCCTTAGAGAATCCATGGTGTGGGCACTGAGCTTGGTAACCATTGAATCTCTCCCAAGCTTCACTGAATCCTTCCAAGTTCTTCTGTTGGAAGCTGGAGATCTCATTCCTCAACTTAGCAGTTCTTGAGGTAGAGAAGAACTTCTCCAAGAATGCCTTTTTGCAGTCTTCCCAAGTGGTGATGGAGTCACTTGGTAGAGACTTCTCCCACTGACGTGCCTTATCCCCCAAAGAGAAAGGGAATAGCTTGAGCTTTAAAGCATCCTCTGACACACCATTAGTCTTTGACATACCACAGTAGCTGTCAAACTTATCCAAGTGATCAAATGGGTCCTCCACAGCCAGACCATGATACTTGTTGTTCTCTATGCAGTTTAGCAGTCCTGACTTGATCTCAAAGTTGTTAGCAGCCACAGCTGGTGCTCGGATTCCAAGTCTAGGACCATGGATGTTGGGGCGGTCATAAGTGCCAATGGGGCGAGCTGGTCGCTGTTGAGGTCCATTGGGGTTCTGAGGATTTTGTTGTTCTTCCATTGCAGCTTCCAGTGTCTGCAGTTGAGCTTGTTgctcttcttctcttctttttctagCACACTCTCTCTCTAAAGCTCTGATGTCTGCGGCTCTTGGAACAAGGTTTGATGTACCCTTGCTCCTCAAGTTCATACACCTGAAAATCACAAAGAGTGAAGAAGAGAATCAGTaacttacaaaaataaaaatgacttAGTCTCAAGCAAATGACTAAATCTCAATGTTCAAATCAAACTCAGAATTTGGCAACGGCGCCAATTTGATGTTAGGAGTTTTGAGGCTCCTAAGTCAAATGATAGTATAGTGGAAGTAAGTTGTCGAACCAGTTCTGAGGGACTCAAAGCAGAGAGAATGCAAGTATTTGCCTAATCTAAGTGCAACCAGTGATTTGATGATTTTAAACTAA is part of the Lycium ferocissimum isolate CSIRO_LF1 unplaced genomic scaffold, AGI_CSIRO_Lferr_CH_V1 ctg27142, whole genome shotgun sequence genome and harbors:
- the LOC132043695 gene encoding uncharacterized protein LOC132043695, with translation CMNLRSKGTSNLVPRAADIRALERECARKRREEEQQAQLQTLEAAMEEQQNPQNPNGPQQRPARPIGTYDRPNIHGPRLGIRAPAVAANNFEIKSGLLNCIENNKYHGLAVEDPFDHLDKFDSYCGMSKTNGVSEDALKLKLFPFSLGDKARQWEKSLPSDSITTWEDCKKAFLEKFFSTSRTAKLRNEISSFQQKNLEGFSEAWERFNGYQAQCPHHGFSKESLLSTFYRGALPKYRARLDTASNGFFLGRTEEEAEALVDNMVKSDAVYSGDHDRSSRGDDNQTRNEIKALQEKIDKLIADKATQAQVNFVGNPQQEIPPTVNEVEGLEGQEELCFINSNGSWYKKEPNFQYNNYQQKPYSNNQQSGYQPRNNQQSNYQPQQNSSPSSSAPQESSTDALLKQILESQTRSEKHVGYELKNLHSKIDGSYNELNNKFSHLASSVKNLENQFASMSTHQNRQQGSLPGKSDQNPKEAKAVTLRSGKQLTPRTLTKDAEKQGEEVAINLDDEVVIVDEKTDDEILEKIEKAKGKGKVGEEKKTTKDGESAAPASESSPVPPPYEPKLPFPGRFKKQLLQKYKALFEKQMSEAQVTMPIIDAFMLIPQYSKFLKDVVAAKKKEMEGMMVLSHECNAIIQRLDAPEKLEDPGCFTLPCALGPMVFEKCLCDLGASVSLMPLSVAKKLGFTQYKKCRLSLVLADRSVKYPVGILENLPVKIGRYEIPTDFVVLEMGEEAQDPLILGRPFLATAGAIVNVKEGKIDLHLGKENILHFDIKEKMRNPTVFGQAFTIEEMGPPADDHFDELPPEEDGVSTPLSAPTPA